One Paraburkholderia agricolaris DNA segment encodes these proteins:
- a CDS encoding MFS transporter: MSMIAARIERLPFSGFHRRLLLMGGLGYTFDAMDAAVLAFLLPVLRTQWGLTSVQTGVLGSGTFIGYFVGAMFAGMLGDIIGRRKVMMYALVIYCVASLASALANDWGFFLATRIVAGLGTGAESAIVAPFLSEFVARRYRGSFTGSLAGFFSFGFVAAALLGYLVIPLAPNAWRAVMVITALPILMLLWWRRALPESPRWLEARDRHAEADAIVSQMEAEVTRAGVQLEPLPAVRNASVPRAAGRASIVANVKALWTKKLARITAMTWLMWLSITFSYYAFFTWIPGLLVQNGMTITRSFSYSLVIYLAQIPGYFSGAWLNEKIGRQATIASYMILGGVSALGLALTRTDAGIMVSGILLSFFMNGTYAGVYAYTPEVFPTDVRATGTGLASSIGRLGAIAAPILVGYVYPLLGFAGVFGATTLVLLTGAIAVVLMGVPTRGRSLEDIAAGQVEQ, encoded by the coding sequence ATGTCGATGATCGCCGCCCGCATCGAACGCCTGCCGTTTTCAGGTTTTCACCGCCGTCTGCTGTTGATGGGCGGCCTCGGCTACACCTTCGATGCAATGGACGCCGCCGTGCTCGCCTTCCTGCTGCCGGTGCTGCGCACACAATGGGGGCTGACGAGTGTGCAGACGGGGGTGCTCGGAAGCGGCACGTTCATCGGCTATTTCGTCGGCGCGATGTTCGCGGGGATGCTTGGCGACATCATCGGCCGACGCAAGGTGATGATGTACGCGCTCGTGATTTACTGTGTGGCGTCTCTTGCCAGCGCGCTCGCGAATGATTGGGGATTTTTTCTTGCGACGCGCATCGTTGCCGGCTTGGGGACGGGCGCGGAAAGCGCGATCGTCGCGCCGTTTCTTTCGGAGTTCGTGGCGCGGCGGTATCGCGGCAGTTTCACTGGCAGTCTCGCCGGGTTCTTCTCCTTCGGTTTCGTTGCAGCCGCGCTGCTCGGCTATCTGGTGATCCCGCTCGCACCGAATGCATGGCGCGCGGTCATGGTCATCACCGCGCTGCCCATTCTGATGCTGCTCTGGTGGCGCCGCGCGTTGCCCGAGTCGCCACGCTGGCTTGAAGCGCGCGACCGGCACGCGGAAGCCGACGCGATCGTGTCGCAGATGGAAGCGGAGGTGACCCGGGCAGGCGTACAGTTGGAGCCGCTGCCCGCTGTGCGCAACGCAAGTGTTCCGCGCGCAGCGGGACGAGCTTCAATCGTCGCGAACGTGAAGGCGTTGTGGACAAAAAAACTCGCGCGCATCACGGCAATGACGTGGCTGATGTGGTTATCCATCACGTTCAGCTATTACGCCTTTTTCACGTGGATTCCCGGCTTGCTGGTTCAGAACGGAATGACGATCACGCGGAGCTTTTCGTATTCGCTCGTGATTTACCTTGCACAGATTCCGGGGTATTTTTCGGGTGCGTGGCTCAACGAGAAGATCGGCCGGCAGGCAACGATCGCGTCGTACATGATATTGGGCGGAGTATCGGCGCTCGGGCTTGCATTGACGCGCACGGACGCAGGCATCATGGTGTCGGGCATCCTGCTGTCGTTCTTCATGAACGGCACCTATGCGGGTGTTTATGCTTACACCCCCGAGGTGTTTCCTACCGACGTGCGCGCCACGGGCACGGGGCTCGCTTCGTCAATTGGCCGGCTGGGCGCGATCGCCGCGCCGATCCTTGTCGGGTATGTTTATCCGCTGCTGGGCTTTGCCGGTGTGTTCGGTGCAACAACGCTAGTGCTGCTGACGGGTGCGATAGCCGTGGTGCTCATGGGGGTGCCCACGCGCGGAAGGTCGCTCGAAGACATTGCAGCGGGACAAGTCGAACAGTAA
- a CDS encoding RcnB family protein has translation MKLTIAAPLLIVSLLGTSTAVFAQQHDDNHGGPPQHQRQNPGHGGQYGRGHGPAPHEASLGGPGGPVPHNDWHKGERLPAEYRDRNYVVDNWHDHGLQAPPRGYQWVGVNGDYVLAAVATGVIANVLLNGH, from the coding sequence ATGAAGTTGACAATCGCCGCACCACTTTTGATCGTTTCGTTACTCGGCACGTCCACCGCTGTCTTCGCACAGCAACACGACGACAATCATGGCGGCCCGCCGCAGCACCAGCGCCAGAATCCGGGTCATGGCGGCCAGTATGGCCGCGGTCACGGACCTGCGCCTCACGAAGCGTCTTTGGGAGGCCCGGGCGGTCCGGTTCCTCATAACGATTGGCACAAGGGTGAGCGCCTTCCGGCGGAATACCGCGACCGTAATTACGTCGTCGACAACTGGCACGATCACGGCCTGCAAGCGCCGCCGCGCGGCTATCAGTGGGTCGGCGTGAACGGAGACTATGTACTCGCCGCCGTCGCGACCGGTGTCATTGCAAATGTCCTGCTGAACGGACACTAA
- a CDS encoding VOC family protein, with amino-acid sequence MTSITTTMKLNHASFPSSDVSATASFFEAHLGCTVAMRGASWLLKRPGFDIVIEDAADHPVEWPHNFHIGFELPTVDDVRALHGQMAAANVVMKTDVFAHERGSRFFCEVPGGVLVEINTRSDADEKYRGTFDW; translated from the coding sequence ATGACGAGTATCACCACCACCATGAAGCTCAATCACGCGAGCTTCCCCTCTTCCGATGTGAGCGCCACCGCCAGCTTCTTCGAGGCCCATCTGGGCTGTACTGTTGCGATGCGAGGCGCGAGCTGGTTGCTGAAACGTCCGGGATTCGACATCGTGATCGAGGACGCCGCCGACCATCCGGTCGAATGGCCGCATAACTTTCACATTGGCTTCGAACTGCCCACCGTCGACGATGTTCGCGCGCTTCATGGGCAGATGGCTGCCGCGAACGTCGTGATGAAAACCGACGTGTTCGCGCATGAGCGCGGTTCGCGATTCTTCTGCGAAGTACCGGGCGGCGTCCTCGTCGAAATCAATACCCGTTCAGATGCCGACGAGAAGTATCGTGGCACCTTCGACTGGTAA
- a CDS encoding TetR/AcrR family transcriptional regulator — translation MVATLLEAAAQVLETKGLEGFNTNAVAERAGVSVGSLYQYFPGKDALTIALMQREKERFYQDALSALDHANGPAALNHLIGCSVRQQFARPTLARLLDVEESRPQLREALTGTGTMHALLAQILTSDGLPPQDDTVLAAHDLMAIVRGLVDEAGERGETDMTGLTRRVTAAVLGYLTMMSNAGTGWNSDSPATETPQSASKREHAVREAPTRRLKRP, via the coding sequence ATGGTTGCCACCTTGCTCGAAGCGGCCGCACAGGTGCTTGAAACAAAGGGACTCGAAGGTTTCAATACGAACGCGGTCGCGGAGCGTGCCGGTGTCAGCGTCGGTTCGCTGTATCAGTACTTCCCCGGCAAGGACGCGTTGACGATCGCACTGATGCAGCGAGAAAAAGAGCGCTTCTATCAGGATGCGCTGAGCGCGCTCGATCACGCGAACGGACCCGCCGCGCTCAATCATCTGATTGGCTGCTCGGTGCGGCAGCAGTTTGCGAGACCCACGCTCGCACGATTACTCGACGTCGAAGAGAGCCGGCCGCAACTGCGCGAGGCGCTAACCGGCACCGGCACGATGCACGCCTTGCTGGCGCAGATTCTTACGAGTGACGGTTTGCCGCCGCAAGACGACACGGTGCTCGCCGCACACGATCTGATGGCGATCGTCCGTGGTCTCGTGGACGAGGCTGGTGAGCGCGGGGAGACGGATATGACCGGACTGACTCGCCGCGTGACGGCGGCCGTGCTGGGCTATCTGACGATGATGTCGAACGCCGGTACCGGATGGAATAGCGATTCACCCGCCACGGAAACGCCGCAATCCGCGAGCAAACGCGAGCACGCTGTACGCGAGGCGCCGACGCGCAGGCTGAAACGCCCGTAG
- a CDS encoding Nramp family divalent metal transporter: protein MDDRVHKEARPATRTERTTLAVREVLEGRRGGALMLLPFAGPAVVVSVAYMDPGNFATNIQAGARYGYALLWVVLLANLVAMQFQALSAKLGIVTGRNLAELCRERFPKPVVLGMWAVSEIAAMATDLAEFLGGAIGLSLLFHMPLLGGMVVTAIVTYGLLLFESAGFRPLELAIGALVGIIGLSYLAELFITPIAWPSVLAHTFSPRLPDASALTIAVGIVGATVMPHALFLHSGLTQGRAPARTESERAKLLKFSNIEVVIALTIAGLINMAMVIMAAGAFHSGHPDVAEIETAYHTLAPLLGIGAAGIFLLSLIASGISSSVVGTMAGQMIMQGFVGFRIPLWLRRAVTMVPSFVVVALGVNATQALVLSQVVLSLALPLPMAVLVWFTCSKEVMGPYRNRALVAVIATLAAFIVLSFNVVLILQTFGVEIPGLPG, encoded by the coding sequence TTGGACGATCGTGTTCATAAGGAAGCCAGACCGGCGACGAGAACCGAGCGCACCACGCTTGCGGTAAGAGAGGTATTGGAAGGCCGCCGCGGCGGTGCGCTGATGCTTCTGCCGTTTGCCGGGCCGGCCGTGGTGGTCTCGGTTGCCTACATGGATCCGGGCAACTTTGCGACGAATATTCAGGCGGGCGCCAGATACGGTTACGCGTTGCTCTGGGTCGTGCTATTGGCCAACCTGGTGGCGATGCAGTTCCAGGCGCTCTCGGCGAAGCTCGGCATCGTCACCGGGCGAAACCTTGCGGAACTGTGCCGCGAACGGTTTCCGAAACCTGTCGTGCTGGGCATGTGGGCCGTCAGCGAAATCGCCGCGATGGCAACCGATCTGGCGGAATTTCTCGGTGGCGCAATCGGACTGTCGTTGCTGTTTCACATGCCATTGCTTGGCGGCATGGTGGTCACGGCGATAGTGACCTACGGCCTGCTGTTGTTTGAGAGCGCCGGTTTTCGTCCGCTTGAACTGGCGATCGGAGCACTCGTCGGCATCATTGGCTTGTCCTACCTTGCCGAGTTGTTCATTACGCCGATTGCGTGGCCGAGTGTCCTCGCCCATACCTTTTCCCCCCGGTTGCCCGACGCTAGCGCGCTGACGATCGCCGTGGGGATCGTCGGAGCGACCGTGATGCCGCATGCGCTTTTCCTGCACTCCGGACTCACGCAAGGGCGAGCACCCGCGAGAACGGAGAGTGAGCGGGCAAAGCTGCTGAAATTCTCGAATATCGAAGTCGTCATCGCGCTGACCATTGCAGGTCTCATCAATATGGCGATGGTTATCATGGCCGCCGGTGCATTCCACAGTGGGCACCCGGACGTGGCGGAAATCGAAACGGCCTATCACACGCTGGCGCCGCTATTAGGGATTGGTGCGGCGGGGATTTTCCTGTTGTCGCTGATCGCTTCGGGCATCTCGAGTTCCGTCGTTGGTACCATGGCGGGCCAGATGATCATGCAAGGGTTTGTGGGTTTTCGCATTCCGTTATGGCTGCGCCGCGCCGTTACCATGGTGCCGAGTTTCGTCGTGGTGGCGCTTGGCGTCAATGCGACTCAGGCGCTCGTTCTCAGCCAGGTTGTATTGAGCCTCGCGTTGCCATTGCCGATGGCTGTGCTGGTATGGTTCACCTGTAGCAAGGAGGTGATGGGCCCATACAGAAATCGCGCGCTCGTTGCCGTGATCGCTACGTTGGCGGCATTCATCGTCTTATCGTTCAATGTCGTGCTGATCCTGCAAACGTTCGGCGTTGAGATTCCTGGCTTGCCGGGCTAA
- a CDS encoding NnrU family protein, with translation MGSTSAVAAAAIAFVGSHFLLSHPLRGLLVRAIGEKGFLGVYSLVAFATFGWLIVAYVHAPLTAPLWPAGNVLWAVATVVMLIASILLMGSLIRNPALPTGGQPGPFPETARGVFAVTRHPMMWSFALWGLCHAAVFPVAKNLILAAAVVFLALVGAALQDRKKERLQPDLWPVWESKTSYLPFAAIAAGRAQLGGFGSHALLGGLFVWLVATWAHGPLTGWAAGIWHWL, from the coding sequence ATGGGAAGCACCAGCGCAGTTGCAGCGGCGGCAATCGCCTTCGTGGGAAGCCACTTTCTTCTGTCTCATCCTCTGCGCGGGCTTCTCGTCCGCGCAATCGGCGAAAAGGGCTTCCTCGGCGTCTATTCGCTGGTGGCATTCGCGACGTTCGGCTGGCTGATCGTGGCCTACGTGCATGCGCCCCTCACCGCGCCGTTGTGGCCGGCAGGAAATGTGCTCTGGGCGGTGGCAACCGTAGTGATGCTGATCGCGTCGATCCTGCTGATGGGCTCGCTGATCCGCAACCCGGCCCTCCCCACCGGCGGCCAGCCCGGCCCGTTCCCGGAAACGGCGCGCGGCGTGTTCGCGGTAACGCGCCATCCGATGATGTGGTCGTTCGCGCTTTGGGGGCTGTGCCACGCCGCGGTGTTCCCGGTGGCCAAGAACCTCATCCTCGCGGCGGCTGTCGTCTTCCTCGCACTGGTTGGTGCTGCTTTGCAGGACCGGAAGAAGGAACGGCTCCAGCCCGATCTCTGGCCGGTATGGGAATCGAAGACGAGCTACCTGCCGTTCGCGGCGATCGCCGCCGGCCGTGCGCAGTTGGGTGGATTCGGCTCGCACGCGCTGCTGGGCGGCCTCTTCGTCTGGCTCGTCGCGACCTGGGCGCATGGGCCGCTCACCGGTTGGGCCGCGGGCATCTGGCACTGGCTGTAG
- a CDS encoding carboxymuconolactone decarboxylase family protein: protein MTTINVPTRDEVSPANQALFDKLKGSLGTVPNLYATLAHSEHALGSYLAFQNAKSSITGKAREIVNLVVSQVNDCEYCLAAHTVIGKMNGLTDEQMLEIRSGRASFDAKFDALARLVKNIAINRGHADQALVEAFFAAGWSKANLVDTIVVIGDKTVTNYLHGTTRVPVDFPAAPQLPA from the coding sequence ATGACCACCATCAATGTCCCGACGCGCGACGAAGTTTCCCCGGCTAACCAGGCCCTCTTCGATAAGCTCAAGGGCAGCCTCGGCACGGTGCCCAACCTGTACGCGACGCTGGCCCATTCCGAGCATGCGCTCGGCAGCTATCTCGCGTTCCAGAACGCGAAGAGCAGCATTACCGGCAAGGCGCGCGAAATCGTGAACCTCGTCGTGAGCCAGGTGAACGACTGCGAATACTGTCTGGCGGCACATACCGTGATCGGCAAGATGAACGGCTTGACCGACGAACAGATGCTCGAGATCCGCAGCGGCAGGGCAAGTTTCGACGCGAAGTTCGACGCGCTCGCACGATTGGTGAAGAACATCGCGATCAACCGCGGACATGCCGATCAGGCGCTCGTCGAAGCGTTCTTCGCCGCGGGCTGGAGCAAGGCCAATCTGGTCGACACGATCGTCGTGATCGGCGACAAGACCGTCACTAACTATTTGCACGGAACGACACGCGTACCGGTGGACTTCCCCGCTGCGCCGCAACTTCCTGCCTGA
- a CDS encoding SDR family NAD(P)-dependent oxidoreductase, which translates to MNSPVVLITGALTGIGRATALAFAREGNRVVVSGRREEAGQALAAELRALGVEAEFLRADVRFEAEVRSLVEQTVERFGRIDVAVNNAGTEGQLAPIVEQTATNYEDTFSVNVLGTLLSLKHEMRVMLAQGAGSIINLSSIAGQVGIAGASVYAASKHAVEGLTKSAALEGAAVGVRVNAVAPGPVATEMLDRFAGGSEEGKASFLATIPARRAATPDEIAQTIVFLASDKARYLTGQNIAVDGAYTAQ; encoded by the coding sequence ATGAACTCACCCGTCGTCCTTATCACTGGCGCGCTGACCGGCATCGGCCGCGCTACCGCTCTTGCCTTCGCTCGCGAAGGAAACCGCGTGGTCGTTAGCGGCCGTCGCGAAGAGGCGGGCCAGGCGCTTGCCGCCGAACTGCGCGCGCTCGGCGTCGAAGCCGAATTCCTGCGCGCCGACGTGCGCTTCGAAGCCGAAGTGCGCAGCCTTGTCGAGCAGACCGTCGAGCGGTTCGGGCGCATTGACGTGGCGGTCAATAACGCCGGCACGGAAGGTCAACTGGCGCCGATCGTCGAGCAGACGGCGACCAATTACGAAGACACGTTCTCGGTCAACGTGCTCGGCACGCTGCTGTCGCTCAAGCACGAGATGCGCGTGATGCTGGCGCAGGGTGCGGGTTCGATCATCAATCTTTCGTCGATCGCGGGCCAGGTCGGCATTGCGGGCGCGTCGGTTTATGCGGCCAGCAAGCATGCGGTTGAGGGGCTCACGAAGAGCGCGGCGCTCGAAGGCGCTGCCGTGGGCGTACGCGTCAACGCCGTCGCGCCGGGTCCGGTCGCCACCGAAATGCTCGATCGCTTTGCCGGCGGCAGCGAAGAAGGCAAGGCCAGTTTCCTCGCGACGATACCGGCACGCCGCGCCGCGACCCCGGATGAGATCGCCCAGACCATTGTGTTCCTTGCGAGCGACAAGGCGCGCTATCTCACCGGACAGAACATCGCGGTCGACGGCGCCTATACGGCGCAATAG
- a CDS encoding LysR family transcriptional regulator translates to MDKLQAMRTFVRVVEAGSFSAVAHEADTTQSAVSKQVAALERELGARLLTRTTRSLALTEEGERYFEQARRLVAEIAEAEGALRRGEQQLTGWLRIAASVGFGRLKLMPLVQSFLAEHRGVKIDLRLSDGFVDLVEQGIDVAVRIGDLPDSSLIARRVGTAQRMLMAHRNYVRSLPKGTKAPRVPDDLVEHNCIVYTELAMRNAWRFTAGPGAADPVGTTRIVRVEGNLQTNSSEVMRASVLAGMGIGYSPNWLFDEELASGEVQRMLPDWETIPIPIHLVSPMERRHSAKVKAFAEHVGKAMSRS, encoded by the coding sequence ATGGATAAGCTGCAGGCAATGAGGACTTTCGTGCGGGTGGTGGAAGCGGGCAGCTTTTCCGCGGTCGCGCACGAGGCCGACACGACGCAAAGCGCTGTGAGCAAACAGGTCGCCGCGCTCGAGCGTGAACTGGGCGCGCGGCTGCTGACGCGAACCACGCGTTCGCTTGCGCTAACGGAAGAAGGTGAGCGCTATTTCGAACAGGCGCGGCGCCTGGTTGCGGAGATCGCGGAGGCCGAAGGCGCGCTGCGGCGCGGCGAACAGCAACTGACGGGCTGGCTGCGAATCGCGGCTTCGGTCGGCTTTGGGCGCCTCAAGCTCATGCCTCTGGTTCAGTCGTTTCTGGCAGAACATCGGGGTGTGAAGATCGACCTGCGCCTGAGCGACGGTTTTGTCGATCTCGTGGAACAGGGGATCGACGTCGCGGTGCGCATCGGCGATCTACCGGACAGCAGCCTCATCGCGCGTCGCGTTGGAACGGCCCAGCGGATGCTGATGGCACATCGCAACTACGTGCGCTCACTGCCCAAAGGAACGAAGGCGCCGCGCGTTCCCGACGACCTGGTCGAGCACAACTGCATCGTCTACACGGAACTGGCGATGCGCAACGCGTGGCGTTTTACGGCAGGGCCTGGCGCGGCAGACCCGGTGGGAACGACGCGTATCGTGCGGGTCGAAGGCAATCTGCAAACCAACAGCAGTGAGGTTATGCGGGCGTCGGTTCTTGCGGGTATGGGTATCGGCTATTCGCCGAACTGGCTGTTCGATGAAGAGTTGGCCAGTGGCGAAGTGCAAAGGATGCTGCCGGACTGGGAAACGATCCCCATCCCGATCCATCTGGTAAGCCCAATGGAGCGCCGGCATTCGGCCAAGGTCAAGGCGTTCGCCGAGCATGTCGGCAAGGCAATGTCTCGCAGTTGA
- a CDS encoding pyrimidine/purine nucleoside phosphorylase has translation MTAATQFDQVSVIKRANVYFDGKCVSHTVLFADGTRKTLGVILPGALNFGTDAPELMEVQAGQCRIRLEGSDEWKTYGAGESFPVPGKSRFDIDVIETLDYVCSYL, from the coding sequence ATGACGGCCGCAACGCAATTCGATCAGGTTTCTGTTATCAAACGAGCCAACGTCTACTTCGACGGCAAGTGTGTCTCGCACACGGTTCTCTTTGCCGACGGCACGCGCAAGACGCTGGGCGTTATCCTGCCCGGCGCGCTCAACTTCGGCACCGACGCACCGGAACTGATGGAAGTGCAGGCCGGCCAGTGCCGCATCCGCCTCGAAGGCAGCGACGAGTGGAAGACGTACGGTGCTGGCGAGTCGTTCCCGGTGCCCGGCAAGAGCCGCTTCGATATCGACGTGATCGAAACGCTCGACTACGTTTGCAGCTATCTGTAA
- a CDS encoding helix-turn-helix domain-containing protein, which produces MDTHLTRPADPSTTDLGRRVRAARQAQDLTLETASRLCGVSRSTLSKVENGLMSPTFDVLQKIVLGLKIEIGELFGSTPKVSASGRRALTRKNEGQRHAYRGYQMELLATDLAHKAMLPFRIRISAHTLDAFDDWGRHEGEEFLYVISGSVCLYSELYAPTHLNAGDSLYFDSRTGHAAVSTSDEDAEVLWMATSADIPQTSATATATAEAPKK; this is translated from the coding sequence ATGGACACCCACCTCACCAGACCCGCCGACCCCTCCACGACCGACCTCGGCCGCCGCGTCCGCGCCGCCCGCCAGGCGCAGGACTTGACGCTGGAAACTGCGAGCCGCCTGTGCGGCGTCTCCCGTTCTACGCTGTCCAAGGTCGAAAACGGCCTGATGTCCCCGACTTTCGACGTCCTGCAGAAAATCGTGCTCGGCCTGAAGATCGAGATCGGCGAACTGTTTGGCTCGACACCCAAGGTCAGCGCCAGCGGTCGCCGGGCATTGACCCGCAAGAACGAAGGTCAGCGCCACGCGTACCGCGGCTATCAGATGGAATTACTCGCCACGGATCTGGCGCACAAAGCAATGTTGCCGTTCCGTATCCGCATTTCGGCGCACACGCTGGACGCGTTCGATGACTGGGGCCGTCACGAAGGCGAAGAATTTCTGTACGTGATCAGCGGCAGCGTGTGCCTCTATTCCGAGCTGTACGCGCCGACGCATCTGAACGCCGGCGACAGCCTTTACTTCGACAGCCGCACCGGCCACGCCGCGGTCTCCACCAGCGACGAAGACGCCGAAGTGTTGTGGATGGCGACCAGTGCCGATATTCCGCAGACTTCGGCTACGGCTACGGCTACGGCAGAAGCGCCGAAAAAATAA